A single Arachnia propionica DNA region contains:
- a CDS encoding ADP-dependent NAD(P)H-hydrate dehydratase: protein MTGVVTAGEIAAWWPVPGAESHKYTRGVVGIDAGSPQYPGAALLAISGALGAGPGMVRYLGSAPRDLVVGRFPSVVLADGQVQAVVAGSGWGALVDAGPRLREALERRVPLVIDADALRLLPADLPAETLLTPHAGELARLLGVERGEIEADPVAAAVLAAGRFKATVLLKGAVQPVASPDGSVRLALSGPAWTAQAGSGDVLAGACGTLLAAGLPAGRAGLMAASLQALTASRFPGPYPPDVQASRFPEVVWGLLAPDQQ, encoded by the coding sequence GTGACCGGTGTCGTGACCGCCGGGGAGATCGCGGCCTGGTGGCCGGTCCCGGGGGCGGAAAGCCACAAGTACACGCGCGGCGTGGTCGGAATCGACGCCGGGTCGCCGCAGTATCCGGGGGCCGCGTTGCTGGCGATCTCAGGCGCTCTCGGGGCCGGTCCCGGGATGGTGCGTTATCTCGGGTCCGCTCCCCGCGACCTCGTGGTGGGGCGTTTCCCGAGCGTCGTGCTCGCCGATGGGCAGGTCCAGGCCGTGGTCGCAGGATCGGGCTGGGGTGCCCTGGTAGACGCCGGGCCCCGCCTTCGGGAGGCGCTGGAGCGGCGGGTGCCGCTGGTGATCGACGCGGACGCGCTCAGGCTGCTTCCCGCCGACCTGCCCGCCGAGACTCTTCTGACCCCCCACGCGGGTGAGCTGGCCCGGCTCCTTGGGGTGGAGCGCGGCGAGATCGAGGCCGACCCGGTGGCCGCCGCGGTCCTCGCCGCCGGGCGGTTCAAGGCGACGGTGCTCCTCAAGGGGGCGGTCCAGCCGGTGGCCTCGCCCGACGGTTCCGTGCGACTGGCCCTGTCCGGCCCCGCGTGGACGGCGCAGGCAGGTTCCGGCGACGTGCTGGCCGGGGCCTGCGGCACCCTGCTGGCCGCAGGCCTGCCCGCTGGGCGGGCGGGGCTGATGGCTGCCAGTCTCCAGGCGCTCACCGCGTCGCGTTTCCCCGGACCGTACCCGCCCGATGTGCAGGCGTCGCGTTTCCCCGAGGTGGTCTGGGGACTACTGGCTCCCGATCAGCAATGA
- a CDS encoding holo-ACP synthase codes for MIVGIGTDLCVIERFEAMLRRRPGIAERILTSGERALPVQSQAARFAAKEALAKALGSPGGMSWLDVEVVRSEAGAPSFVVTGTVAERVAELGVTRIHLSVSHDGGFATATVVCEA; via the coding sequence ATGATCGTCGGCATCGGCACGGACCTGTGCGTCATCGAACGGTTCGAGGCGATGCTGAGGCGTCGCCCCGGGATCGCCGAGCGCATCCTGACGTCTGGGGAGCGGGCGCTTCCCGTGCAGTCGCAGGCCGCACGGTTCGCGGCGAAGGAGGCTCTCGCCAAGGCGCTCGGCAGTCCCGGCGGCATGAGCTGGCTGGACGTGGAGGTGGTCAGGTCCGAGGCCGGGGCGCCCTCGTTTGTGGTGACCGGAACCGTGGCCGAACGGGTGGCGGAACTGGGCGTCACCCGAATCCACCTCAGCGTCTCCCACGACGGCGGGTTCGCCACCGCGACGGTGGTGTGCGAGGCGTGA